In Rhododendron vialii isolate Sample 1 chromosome 9a, ASM3025357v1, the following are encoded in one genomic region:
- the LOC131301682 gene encoding probable RNA-dependent RNA polymerase 1, translating to MGKSKTIELFGFPDVLPAEIVKELIERHTGRDTVVALEVREPRKKGSRANALVQFTTTGSASQILSLSDQRKLYYQSSYLKCFPKKANLVHKPKKCEHDMEGVTIYFGCQISKEKFSVLWKREDISVKFGFGLRKKKLDFFMSYQDLEYKLELFYENISQIELYCPHGQRAKFLLIQLLGAPRIYKTSKQSAYSYFMEAPKDQWVRATDFTSLNYIGQSSAFCLELSCGVPLLDFSEYFPSYRENERPFILKKGFPYSQNLELVPIVGPPNGLDLPYKILFKICMLVQEGYLAGPTLDMNFFRLVDPQVIDIGCVEHALDKLYHLKECCYEPVRWLRDEYIRYITLRKLPRTPTIKLDDGLVYVHRVQITPCKVYFCGPEVNMSNRVLRHYHQDIENFLRVSFVDEEGKKMFSTDLSPRTPFSSEEKRTQIYRRILSVLRDGIVIGNKKFDFLAFSGSQLRDNSAWMFASRNGLTAAEIRNWMGDFHRIRNVAKYAARLGQSFSSSTETLSVGRHEIEDIPDVEILQDGIKYVFSDGIGKMSAEFAHRVAKKCGLKRSTPSAFQIRYGGYKGVVAVDPTSQKKMSLRPSMCKFESINTKLDVLDWSKYHPCFLNRQVITLLSTLEVNDDIFEKKQREAVEQLDTILTDPSRAQDALELMSPGENTNILKEMLLCGYKPDAEPFLSMMLQTFRAAKLFEIRTKTRIFVPRGRYMMGCLDETRTLEYGEVFVQISEAGNRLFCDNSLLMLSRSDSNRGYHIVKGMVFVAKNPCLHPGDVRVLRAVDVPALHHMVDCVVFPQKGMRPHPNECSGSDLDGDMYTVCWDPDLIPPRQIDAMDYSPAPTKEEDHDVTIEEVEEYFTNYIVNDSLGIIDNAHTAFADSEPEKAMSAACMQLAKLHSIAVDFNKTGVPAEIPPQLRVKTFPDFMEKPDKPTYKSERVIGKLFRAVKNIAPETSSTKSFTREVARRSYDPDLEVDGFRDYLIDAFDYKTEYDYKLGNLMNYYEINTEAELLSGSIMKMTSSFERNKDAEDVGLAVRALRMEAKAWFNMDAEGEDVYAKASAWYHVTYHPRYWGRYNVGLCRDHFISFPWCVYDKLIHIKKVRASLTRAPHLSSLERQFSQELNLG from the exons ATGGGTAAGAGTAAGACAATTGAGTTGTTTGGGTTTCCTGACGTCTTGCCTGCGGAAATAGTTAAGGAACTCATAGAGCGACACACAGGCAGAGATACAGTAGTTGCTTTAGAGGTTAGGGAGCCCAGAAAAAAGGGGTCCAGAGCAAATGCTTTAGTTCAATTCACAACTACCGGAAGTGCTAGTCAGATTCTCTCCTTGTCTGATCAGCGAAAGTTGTATTATCAATCATCTTATTTGAAGTGTTTCCCAAAGAAAGCTAATTTAGTACACAAGCCGAAGAAATGTGAACATGATATGGAAGGTGTAACTATATATTTTGGATGTCAGATCTCAAAGGAGAAGTTTTCAGTGCTCTGGAAAAGGGAAGATATCTCAGTAAAATTTGGTTTTGgactaaggaaaaaaaaactggattTCTTCATGTCCTACCAAGATCTTGAGTACAAGCTTGAGCTATTTTATGAGAACATCTCGCAAATTGAGCTATATTGTCCACATGGTCAAAGAGCAAAGTTTCTGCTTATTCAG TTGCTGGGTGCTCCCCGGATCTACAAGACAAGTAAACAATCTGCTTACAGCTATTTTATGGAAGCTCCTAAAGACCAATGGGTCAGGGCCACAGATTTCACCTCATTGAACTATATTGGCCAATCTTCGGCTTTTTGTTTGGAGCTTTCATGCGGTGTTCCACTTCTGGACTTCAGTGAATATTTCCCTTCTTACAGAGAAAATGAAAGGCCGTTCATTTTGAAGAAGGGGTTCCCTTACTCCCAGAATTTGGAGCTAGTACCCATTGTTGGTCCACCTAATGGTCTTGACTTGCCATATAAAATACTATTTAAGATCTGCATGCTGGTTCAAGAAGGGTATCTTGCGGGACCCACACTTGATATGAACTTCTTTAGGTTGGTTGATCCCCAGGTCATTGATATCGGATGTGTTGAACATGCCCTAGACAAACTATATCATCTAAAGGAGTGCTGCTATGAACCTGTCAGGTGGCTCAGGGACGAATACATAAGATACATCACCTTAAGAAAACTTCCTAGAACACCTACCATTAAATTAGATGATGGATTGGTATATGTACACAGGGTTCAAATAACCCCTTGCAAAGTGTATTTCTGTGGTCCAGAGGTTAATATGTCTAACCGGGTGTTACGCCATTATCATCAAGATATTGAGAATTTCCTTCGTGTTTCTTTTGTGGATGAGGAGGGGAAGAAGATGTTCTCAACCGATTTATCCCCACGGACACCCTTTTCAAGTGAGGAAAAAAGAACTCAAATTTATAGGCGTATATTATCGGTTCTTAGGGATGGCATTGTTATTGGAAATAAGAAGTTTGATTTTCTTGCCTTCTCGGGAAGTCAGTTGCGCGATAATTCTGCATGGATGTTTGCTTCAAGAAATGGGCTTACTGCTGCTGAGATAAGAAACTGGATGGGCGACTTTCATAGGATTAGAAACGTGGCAAAATATGCCGCAAGACTTGGTCAATCATTCAGTTCCTCCACGGAAACTTTGAGTGTTGGTAGGCATGAAATTGAAGATATTCCTGATGTTGAGATTTTACAAGATGGAATCAAATATGTTTTCTCTGATGGAATCGGGAAAATGTCTGCCGAATTTGCTCACAGAGTGGCCAAGAAATGTGGGCTTAAACGTTCAACTCCGTCCGCCTTCCAAATCCGATATGGCGGTTACAAAGGAGTTGTGGCTGTGGATCCCACATCACAGAAAAAGATGTCCTTAAGACCAAGTATGTGCAAATTCGAATCCATCAACACGAAATTGGATGTTTTGGATTGGAGCAAATATCACCCTTGTTTCTTGAATCGCCAAGTGATCACTCTTTTATCTACCCTTGAGGTTAATGATGACATCTTTGAAAAGAAGCAAAGGGAAGCGGTAGAACAACTGGATACCATATTAACCGATCCATCAAGGGCTCAGGATGCATTGGAATTGATGTCTCCTGGAGAGAACACAAACATTCTTAAGGAAATGCTTCTGTGTGGCTACAAGCCTGATGCTGAACCATTCCTCTCAATGATGCTGCAAACCTTTAGGGCAGCAAAGTTGTTCGAAATACGAACTAAAACAAGGATATTTGTTCCAAGAGGAAGGTATATGATGGGGTGTCTTGATGAAACCAGAACATTGGAATATGGGGAGGTATTTGTTCAAATTTCTGAGGCGGGAAACAGGTTATTTTGTGATAATTCCCTTCTTATGCTTAGTAGAAGCGACTCGAATCGGGGTTATCATATTGTTAAGGGTATGGTATTTGTTGCCAAAAACCCTTGCTTGCACCCGGGCGACGTTCGAGTCTTAAGGGCTGTTGATGTTCCAGCGTTGCACCACATGGTGGATTGTGTGGTTTTCCCGCAAAAAGGAATGAG ACCTCATCCGAATGAATGCTCAGGAAGTGATTTGGATGGAGACATGTATACTGTTTGTTGGGACCCTGATCTTATTCCACCGCGGCAAATCGATGCCATGGATTATAGCCCTGCACCAACTAAGGAGGAGGATCACGATGTCACGATTGAG GAAGTTGAGGAGTATTTCACGAACTATATAGTCAACGACAGTCTGGGTATTATAGACAATGCTCACACGGCTTTTGCAGACAGTGAACCTGAAAAAGCCATGAGCGCTGCTTGTATGCAGCTCGCAAAGCTACACTCGATTGCAGTTGACTTCAATAAGACCGGCGTGCCGGCAGAGATACCTCCTCAATTACGCGTTAAAACGTTTCCAGATTTCATGGAAAAGCCTGACAAACCTACTTACAAATCAGAACGCGTGATCGGAAAGCTTTTCCGAGCTGTGAAAAACATTGCCCCGGAAACAAGCTCCACCAAGTCCTTCACGAGGGAAGTGGCTCGGCGGTCGTATGATCCCGATTTGGAAGTGGACGGTTTCAGGGATTATCTCATCGACGCTTTTGATTACAAGACAGAGTACGACTACAAGTTGGGAAATTTGATGAATTACTATGAGATCAATACGGAAGCGGAACTACTAAGCGGTAGTATAATGAAAATGACGTCATCTTTCGAGCGGAACAAGGACGCGGAAGATGTCGGATTGGCCGTGAGGGCGTTGAGGATGGAAGCGAAGGCATGGTTCAACATGGATGCTGAAGGTGAAGACGTTTATGCAAAAGCGTCGGCTTGGTACCATGTTACCTATCACCCAAGGTATTGGGGTCGATATAACGTGGGATTGTGCCGGGACCACTTCATTAGCTTCCCGTGGTGTGTCTACGATAAGCTGATCCACATCAAGAAAGTTAGAGCCAGCCTTACCAGGGCTCCCCATCTGTCATCGCTCGAACGGCAGTTCAGTCAGGAGTTGAACTTGGGGTAG